The Verrucomicrobiia bacterium DNA segment GCTCCATCAGTAGTTCGCTTATCCGTACCCGCTCGTTCACCTCACCTGCACACTCCCCTGCCCCTACACCATGAGAATCCCTCGCATCAAAGCCGATCCATCCCTCCCTGCAGTCTATCACTGCATGTCCCGCGTCGCCGGCCGCCTCCCTCTCCTCGACGACTCCGCCAAGAACAAGTTGGTCAACATCCTCCATCACCTCGCCCGATTCTGCGACATCGACATCATCACCTTCTGCATGATGTCCAACCAC contains these protein-coding regions:
- a CDS encoding transposase encodes the protein MRIPRIKADPSLPAVYHCMSRVAGRLPLLDDSAKNKLVNILHHLARFCDIDIITFCMMSNHFHLLIRVPPKPLPDSIPDDVILAKLEDFYGPKATLPTLARAA